In Chthonomonas sp., a single genomic region encodes these proteins:
- the flgG gene encoding flagellar basal-body rod protein FlgG has translation MMRSLTTAGTGMIAQQNNLDVIANNLANVNTTAFKSQLAQFMDLMYQTTRASGAQNFGNVALPEPIQVGLGARLAATASSFKQGALQSTGNPIDMAIVGEGFFGVERPDGTLAYTRDGAFKMDSAGLLVNNDGYPLVPNITVPTGAQAITISSAGIVSAILPGSSQPTQLGNVRITLFSNPAGLTRIGQNLFQAGGASGDPQETEPGQGGSGTIQSQHLEGSNVQVVEEMVRMILAQRAYEINSKAIQTADDMLSVLNQLKR, from the coding sequence ATGATGCGTTCTTTGACCACCGCGGGCACAGGAATGATCGCCCAGCAGAATAACCTAGACGTCATCGCCAACAACCTGGCGAACGTGAACACGACCGCTTTCAAATCGCAGTTGGCGCAGTTCATGGACTTGATGTACCAAACGACGCGTGCGTCGGGTGCGCAGAACTTTGGTAACGTGGCGCTCCCCGAGCCGATCCAGGTCGGCCTTGGTGCACGTCTGGCCGCGACGGCATCGTCGTTTAAGCAGGGCGCTCTCCAATCGACGGGCAATCCGATCGACATGGCCATCGTTGGCGAAGGCTTCTTCGGCGTCGAACGTCCTGACGGCACGCTGGCGTACACGCGTGATGGTGCGTTCAAGATGGACTCTGCGGGACTGCTCGTTAACAATGACGGCTACCCTCTCGTCCCGAACATCACGGTTCCCACGGGTGCCCAGGCGATTACGATTTCTTCCGCCGGCATCGTGTCCGCGATCCTTCCCGGATCGTCGCAGCCCACGCAGCTAGGAAACGTTCGGATCACGCTGTTCTCCAACCCCGCAGGTTTGACCCGTATTGGACAGAACCTCTTCCAAGCAGGTGGTGCCAGCGGCGATCCGCAAGAAACGGAACCTGGACAAGGTGGTTCTGGAACCATCCAAAGTCAGCACCTTGAGGGTTCGAACGTACAGGTCGTCGAAGAAATGGTCCGCATGATCTTGGCGCAGCGCGCCTACGAAATCAACTCGAAGGCCATCCAAACCGCCGACGACATGCTCTCGGTCCTGAACCAGCTCAAGAGGTAA
- the csrA gene encoding carbon storage regulator CsrA → MLVLTRKVNQSIVINEEIEVVVLEVRGEQVRLGIRAPKNVPVHRKEIFEQIQDENRAASEVQPEDIP, encoded by the coding sequence ATGCTTGTTCTAACTCGCAAAGTAAACCAAAGCATCGTCATCAACGAAGAGATCGAGGTGGTCGTGTTAGAAGTCCGTGGCGAGCAAGTGCGTCTGGGTATCCGCGCACCGAAGAACGTCCCCGTCCACCGCAAGGAGATCTTCGAGCAGATTCAGGACGAAAATCGCGCCGCGTCTGAAGTCCAGCCCGAAGATATTCCTTGA
- the flgN gene encoding flagellar export chaperone FlgN: MMKSRHLQTQWWDWLGTSERLMGNLREQTRALVSRDVGAVERIQAELDSMLTRMREIDEQAAVSARKLADELGVDPTLRSLVGALSQAEAQQVQSLANRVRAAAASLETSISKNRKLIENEMTYVNGTLALIAKSAQEQNAKYGGPSTAPAVLVDQVA, translated from the coding sequence ATGATGAAATCAAGACACTTACAGACCCAATGGTGGGACTGGTTGGGCACCTCTGAACGGCTCATGGGGAACTTGCGCGAGCAGACCCGCGCGCTCGTCAGCCGCGATGTCGGCGCAGTCGAGCGGATCCAAGCCGAACTCGACAGCATGCTAACCCGCATGCGCGAGATCGATGAGCAAGCTGCGGTTTCCGCCCGAAAGCTGGCCGACGAGCTGGGAGTCGATCCCACTCTTCGAAGCCTGGTGGGAGCGCTGAGTCAAGCCGAAGCGCAGCAAGTTCAGTCACTGGCCAATCGAGTCCGAGCCGCCGCAGCGAGCCTGGAAACCTCGATCTCAAAGAACCGAAAGCTCATCGAGAACGAGATGACCTATGTGAACGGCACGCTCGCGCTCATTGCCAAGTCGGCCCAGGAGCAAAACGCCAAGTACGGTGGCCCCTCGACGGCCCCGGCGGTCCTTGTCGACCAGGTGGCCTAA
- a CDS encoding PEP-CTERM sorting domain-containing protein — translation MRLAATKGSSSTRLIVAGVLSYFATPALAVDIQGTMSNFDVFNESGQNVYGAEIDLEGVHANEVNKTYPSHFNEMTKSEYSTGSTFGTHITFKGYNFDPSGYMITRVGQSTNGHFAVNLPGCEHFGFSVGRQPTNTRFFWLNQQYAQIGNKPLSIPNANWTYVPPAGGAAALVQAQVAPPPPEVPESMLPDSIWMKVYVREMDRPVDLGELISGPGTIVPQDTPEIEWSLLEGGVPEVDEISIADATQSVVRRYEYFQYTGGYDPTDHAPLSNWNHAGPPPDGELGQFVAANMVAANLAVPEPSSLLAMASGLVGIGWLARRRNLR, via the coding sequence GTGAGACTCGCCGCTACAAAGGGCAGCTCCAGTACTCGACTCATCGTGGCAGGTGTGCTCAGCTACTTCGCCACACCAGCACTTGCCGTTGACATCCAGGGCACGATGTCCAACTTTGATGTCTTCAACGAGTCCGGCCAAAATGTTTATGGCGCAGAAATCGATCTCGAAGGCGTTCATGCGAACGAGGTCAACAAGACCTATCCTAGCCATTTCAACGAGATGACCAAATCCGAGTACTCCACGGGTAGCACCTTTGGGACTCACATCACCTTCAAGGGCTACAACTTCGATCCCAGTGGCTACATGATCACCCGGGTCGGTCAGTCCACCAACGGTCACTTTGCGGTCAACCTCCCCGGTTGCGAACACTTTGGATTCTCTGTCGGCCGTCAGCCGACCAATACGAGGTTCTTCTGGCTCAACCAGCAGTACGCACAAATCGGAAACAAGCCGCTGTCCATACCAAACGCCAATTGGACTTACGTGCCACCCGCGGGCGGTGCCGCCGCGCTAGTACAGGCCCAGGTGGCGCCGCCGCCTCCCGAAGTACCCGAGTCGATGCTACCGGATTCGATCTGGATGAAAGTCTATGTGCGGGAGATGGATCGGCCGGTTGACTTGGGTGAGTTGATCTCGGGCCCTGGCACGATTGTTCCGCAGGACACCCCCGAGATTGAATGGTCGCTTCTCGAGGGCGGAGTACCCGAGGTGGACGAAATCTCCATTGCCGATGCGACGCAAAGCGTCGTCCGGCGCTATGAGTACTTCCAGTACACGGGCGGCTACGATCCAACGGACCACGCACCGCTCTCAAACTGGAACCATGCAGGTCCGCCGCCCGATGGTGAACTGGGGCAATTCGTCGCCGCCAATATGGTCGCTGCGAATCTTGCCGTTCCCGAGCCGAGTTCGTTGCTCGCGATGGCGAGTGGCCTGGTTGGGATCGGTTGGCTAGCGCGTCGGAGAAACTTGCGGTAA
- a CDS encoding flagellar basal body L-ring protein FlgH — protein sequence MKKLNFWMLAIGLLSLSHAQVIDKNTTIEATGSLWSDSKGNAFVDRTARSVGDVITIIISETSVANFTANTNLNKQDNNRVSLNLFKDFLTRIIGPQVSSDQSSNTGGGTTTQNSKLTAKLTGVVREVLPNGNLIVEATRSLVVNKEIQTFKLSGVIRRDDVMANNTVRSELIAEADIRMEGKGAIHERQRRGLVTRLLDWLF from the coding sequence ATGAAGAAGCTAAATTTTTGGATGTTGGCCATTGGGCTCCTGTCGCTGAGCCACGCGCAAGTTATCGATAAGAACACGACCATCGAAGCGACCGGTTCGCTGTGGAGCGATTCGAAGGGCAACGCCTTTGTCGATCGCACGGCGCGTTCGGTCGGCGATGTCATCACGATCATCATCAGCGAGACGAGCGTCGCCAACTTCACCGCCAATACGAACCTGAATAAGCAGGACAACAACCGTGTGAGCCTGAACCTGTTCAAGGATTTCTTGACCCGGATCATCGGTCCGCAAGTCTCGAGTGATCAGAGTTCCAACACCGGCGGCGGGACGACGACCCAGAATAGCAAGCTGACCGCCAAGCTCACCGGTGTGGTGCGTGAGGTGCTTCCGAACGGCAACTTAATCGTTGAGGCGACCCGCTCGCTAGTCGTGAACAAGGAAATCCAGACCTTCAAGCTCTCGGGTGTCATCCGGCGCGACGATGTGATGGCGAACAACACGGTCCGCAGTGAGCTCATCGCCGAGGCCGACATCCGCATGGAGGGCAAGGGAGCCATCCACGAGCGGCAACGCCGTGGGCTCGTTACTCGGTTGCTGGATTGGCTTTTCTGA
- a CDS encoding flagellar hook-basal body protein, translated as MNRGIYGAASGMMASQQWLDVVSNNLANVNTVGFKRDGIVFHDWMERSLNSNGGAGERVGTLGAGPTATKMYTAWTVGTLSTTDNPLDVAIITDEGLFAVQLPARPGESEPQVVYTRDGAFQYGEGGMLVTRSQPPLNSQYPVLDQNLQPIYLDPTRPATIDEKGNVGPLIDGNGANAQIGLFRGDFTKLGSNLYEGREVEPFEAGRVQQRALEGSNVNTVETMIQMITVSRAFELAQKAITTQDENNGRLLEVLRGT; from the coding sequence ATGAACCGAGGAATTTACGGTGCAGCAAGCGGAATGATGGCGAGTCAGCAATGGCTCGACGTGGTTTCCAATAACTTGGCGAACGTCAACACGGTCGGCTTCAAGCGTGATGGCATCGTGTTCCACGATTGGATGGAGCGATCGCTCAATTCGAATGGGGGCGCGGGAGAGCGGGTAGGCACTCTTGGCGCGGGTCCCACCGCAACCAAGATGTACACCGCATGGACGGTGGGGACACTATCCACCACCGACAATCCGCTCGACGTCGCCATCATCACGGACGAAGGTCTCTTCGCAGTTCAGCTTCCGGCGCGGCCCGGCGAGTCCGAGCCGCAGGTCGTTTACACTCGCGACGGGGCGTTTCAGTACGGCGAGGGCGGCATGCTCGTCACTCGCTCCCAACCTCCTTTGAACTCTCAGTACCCGGTGTTGGACCAGAACCTTCAACCGATCTATCTCGATCCGACGCGTCCTGCGACGATCGACGAGAAGGGTAACGTCGGCCCGCTCATTGACGGGAATGGGGCAAATGCGCAGATTGGTCTCTTCCGTGGCGATTTCACCAAACTCGGCTCGAATCTATACGAAGGGCGTGAGGTCGAGCCATTTGAAGCAGGCCGCGTCCAGCAGCGAGCGCTCGAAGGGAGCAATGTCAACACGGTCGAAACGATGATCCAGATGATCACCGTGAGCCGCGCCTTTGAACTCGCGCAGAAGGCAATCACAACGCAGGACGAAAACAACGGACGCCTCTTGGAGGTCCTCCGAGGCACGTAA
- a CDS encoding ROK family protein — protein MHTYIGIDLGGTNVRAQALTPLGEPAGERFENPSHAQEGSEAILDAVAKTILQAAGSANAPVKAVGLAIAGHVDDAAGIVRWAPNFGIMVNGVFHYWEDVPVREPLEARTGYRIHMGNDANLAALAEYKYGTGRNEAKCLVMLTIGTGIGGGVVLSPASVQGRASSPLVLLGGNQGGGELGHVVVQQGGLDCTAGSYGALEAYCQRDSIIRRATNKLRRGRTSIVRDLVKDDLSKVTPRVLTEACNQGDAVALETYQEVGTYLGTGIGSFINVFAPDYVAIGGQISKAGEYLLGPARAAAQAVAIPSLFKFVTIQAAQLIDDAGILGGAALAVEKEA, from the coding sequence ATGCACACGTACATCGGTATCGATCTTGGCGGCACGAATGTCCGGGCCCAGGCGCTGACTCCGCTGGGCGAACCGGCGGGTGAACGATTTGAGAATCCGAGCCATGCGCAAGAAGGCTCCGAAGCGATCTTGGACGCCGTCGCCAAGACAATCCTGCAGGCGGCAGGCTCGGCCAACGCACCAGTGAAGGCAGTGGGGCTCGCCATTGCGGGCCATGTCGATGACGCTGCGGGAATCGTGCGCTGGGCACCCAACTTCGGGATCATGGTCAACGGAGTTTTCCACTATTGGGAGGACGTCCCCGTCCGCGAGCCGCTCGAAGCGCGCACTGGCTACCGCATCCACATGGGCAACGATGCCAACCTGGCCGCGCTCGCTGAGTACAAGTACGGTACTGGCCGGAACGAAGCCAAGTGCCTCGTCATGCTTACCATCGGAACGGGCATCGGCGGTGGCGTGGTGCTTTCGCCCGCCAGTGTGCAAGGGCGAGCAAGTTCACCACTCGTGCTGCTCGGCGGGAACCAGGGTGGCGGCGAGCTTGGGCATGTCGTGGTGCAGCAGGGTGGCCTCGACTGTACGGCGGGTTCGTATGGCGCGCTGGAGGCGTACTGCCAGCGAGACAGCATCATCCGCCGCGCGACGAACAAGCTTCGGCGCGGGCGCACTTCGATCGTTCGAGACCTGGTGAAGGACGATCTAAGCAAGGTTACGCCAAGAGTCTTGACTGAAGCGTGCAATCAGGGGGACGCGGTCGCGCTTGAGACTTACCAAGAAGTCGGCACCTATCTTGGCACCGGGATCGGCAGTTTCATCAACGTCTTCGCGCCCGACTACGTGGCGATCGGTGGACAGATTTCCAAGGCCGGGGAGTACCTGCTCGGCCCAGCCAGAGCCGCGGCACAGGCAGTCGCCATCCCGTCGCTGTTCAAGTTCGTGACGATCCAGGCGGCTCAGCTCATTGACGACGCGGGGATTCTGGGCGGAGCGGCGCTCGCGGTCGAGAAAGAAGCCTAG
- the flgL gene encoding flagellar hook-associated protein FlgL: protein MERLSTRYQYDSYLSRIHQAYGRMAVAQDAVTSGKRPDLVKNDPAGASFVMRSTSLKAATEQYKKNLSNANDYLKFSEAALGDIHDLLKQGYSLAIQGASSATDQVARNTMAKQVEALQTKLLELGNTRGASGQYIFAGTMSDTKPFTTAAGSLVYNGDSGFVKVEIGPGETLDVNTPSNSMMLTAYTALEGLRNSLTGGNISLLSGQDIANLQLSMDAVKSERGVVGSRLQYVQEQSQRHDRRIDDLTKRISDVEDVDMAQAITDYQLAQTVYQAALQSSAMAERLSLMDFIR, encoded by the coding sequence ATGGAACGACTGAGCACGCGCTACCAATACGATAGCTATCTGAGCAGGATCCATCAGGCCTATGGCCGAATGGCGGTGGCTCAGGACGCCGTTACGTCTGGAAAACGACCGGACTTGGTGAAGAATGACCCCGCCGGTGCGAGCTTTGTCATGCGTTCCACGAGTCTCAAAGCGGCGACCGAGCAGTACAAGAAGAACCTCTCGAACGCCAACGACTACCTTAAGTTTTCTGAAGCGGCACTGGGGGATATTCACGACCTCCTGAAGCAGGGTTACAGCCTGGCCATTCAAGGTGCGAGCAGCGCCACTGACCAGGTCGCCCGCAACACCATGGCCAAGCAGGTTGAGGCGCTTCAAACGAAGCTGCTGGAGCTTGGCAACACCCGCGGAGCCTCAGGCCAATACATCTTTGCCGGGACGATGAGTGACACGAAGCCGTTCACGACCGCGGCGGGTTCGCTGGTTTACAACGGGGACTCTGGATTTGTGAAAGTGGAGATCGGCCCCGGAGAGACGCTTGACGTGAATACGCCGAGCAACTCCATGATGCTGACCGCTTACACCGCCCTCGAAGGGCTTAGAAACAGTTTGACGGGAGGGAATATCTCGCTCTTGAGTGGGCAGGATATCGCAAACCTCCAATTAAGCATGGATGCCGTCAAGTCGGAGCGTGGAGTCGTAGGCTCTCGCCTCCAATATGTGCAGGAGCAAAGTCAACGCCACGATCGCAGGATTGATGATCTGACCAAGAGAATCAGCGATGTCGAAGATGTCGACATGGCCCAAGCGATCACCGATTATCAGCTTGCCCAAACCGTCTATCAGGCCGCGCTCCAGAGCTCGGCCATGGCGGAGCGGCTGAGTTTGATGGACTTCATTCGATAA
- a CDS encoding flagellar assembly protein FliW has product MSTTQQASTTRFGVIEVSSGDVVSMPEGILGFPDSHRYVVIEHKPGSPFRWLQSLDEAAVAFLVVDPCTYIADYAPEIDDREAMVIELTAESAQLVYTIVNVPKGKPEEMTLNLAGPIVINADSRLAKQFVLDDSVYSIKYTPSRSANQPEGAAA; this is encoded by the coding sequence ATGAGCACTACACAACAGGCATCCACAACCCGTTTTGGCGTCATCGAGGTCTCCTCGGGCGACGTCGTGTCCATGCCCGAGGGGATCCTCGGCTTTCCCGACTCGCATCGCTATGTGGTGATCGAGCACAAGCCCGGTTCGCCCTTTCGATGGCTGCAATCGCTCGACGAGGCCGCCGTCGCGTTTCTCGTCGTCGACCCGTGCACGTACATCGCGGACTACGCACCCGAGATTGACGATCGCGAAGCCATGGTGATCGAATTGACCGCGGAATCGGCTCAACTCGTCTATACTATCGTGAACGTCCCGAAGGGTAAGCCCGAGGAGATGACATTGAATCTGGCAGGACCCATTGTGATCAACGCAGACTCGCGTCTTGCGAAGCAATTTGTTCTTGACGATTCTGTGTACTCCATCAAGTACACTCCGAGTCGTTCGGCCAACCAACCGGAGGGTGCAGCGGCCTAG
- the flgK gene encoding flagellar hook-associated protein FlgK, whose translation MPSPFHGIELASRALRAFQRSLDVTGHNIANANTRGYTRQVVDLATTDPVTYWQNGARSLGTGVQVGSINRVRDLFLEGRLQAGLSSSNQFSTIAQGIEGVLGVMHEPGSDGIGAALDKFFDSWSALSSNPSESANRMAVQQSGKLLASRIRGTYEQLTGYSANNTSEMQALVNQVNNIAESIASLNTQIREQVATGGTPNDLADRRDQAIRDLSELVNISTVPLNDGTVNVVVSQFTLVDNTGANALPANVDSVNGTLTGWTVPITIRGGKLAGLMQTAQTINREIGSLDQLANTLRTQVNAIHTSGINSYGNTNVQFFNDVASGPQTGAIDFNLSLAVESDYQEIVAGAGTVVSGTPTYVAGDTGLARSLSALRDLSIAALGNRSIKTFHKDSISRLGSESNYYDNAAGTQDALISQITEQQQSVSGVNLDEEMSNMLRFQRSYQAAAKVLTIFDQVTEDLLGMLRR comes from the coding sequence ATGCCGAGTCCATTTCATGGCATAGAGCTGGCGTCGCGTGCATTGCGTGCGTTCCAACGGTCGTTGGACGTCACCGGTCACAACATTGCCAATGCGAACACGCGCGGCTATACGCGGCAGGTGGTCGATCTTGCGACGACCGACCCCGTTACGTATTGGCAGAACGGTGCCCGGTCGCTGGGAACCGGGGTTCAGGTCGGATCGATCAACCGCGTGCGTGACCTCTTCCTCGAAGGGCGTCTCCAAGCGGGCTTGTCGTCCAGCAACCAGTTCTCCACGATCGCTCAAGGGATCGAAGGCGTGCTCGGCGTCATGCACGAGCCGGGCTCGGATGGGATCGGCGCCGCCCTCGACAAGTTCTTCGACTCTTGGAGCGCGCTATCGAGCAACCCGTCCGAATCGGCGAACCGGATGGCCGTTCAACAATCGGGCAAACTGCTCGCGAGCCGTATCCGCGGCACGTACGAACAGCTTACGGGCTACTCCGCGAACAACACTTCGGAAATGCAGGCGCTGGTCAACCAGGTCAACAACATTGCCGAGTCGATCGCATCACTCAACACTCAGATTCGCGAACAGGTGGCAACCGGCGGAACGCCGAACGATCTTGCCGACCGACGTGACCAGGCGATCCGCGATCTAAGCGAACTCGTGAACATCTCCACCGTGCCGCTGAACGACGGAACGGTGAACGTCGTGGTCTCGCAGTTCACGCTTGTGGACAATACCGGCGCAAACGCGCTGCCCGCGAACGTGGATTCGGTCAACGGCACGCTTACGGGTTGGACAGTACCGATCACCATCCGCGGCGGCAAGCTCGCTGGGCTGATGCAGACGGCGCAGACGATCAATCGCGAAATCGGTTCGCTCGACCAGTTGGCAAACACGCTGCGCACGCAAGTCAACGCGATCCACACGTCGGGCATCAACTCCTACGGGAACACCAATGTCCAGTTCTTCAACGATGTTGCTTCGGGTCCGCAAACCGGCGCGATCGATTTCAACCTGAGTCTCGCGGTCGAATCCGACTATCAGGAGATCGTCGCGGGTGCTGGAACGGTGGTCTCGGGCACGCCCACTTACGTCGCGGGCGATACCGGTTTGGCCCGGAGCCTGAGTGCCTTGCGCGATTTGTCCATCGCCGCACTGGGCAACCGCTCGATCAAGACCTTCCATAAGGACTCGATCTCTCGGTTGGGTAGTGAATCGAACTACTACGACAACGCGGCGGGCACACAGGACGCGCTGATCTCGCAGATCACGGAGCAGCAGCAAAGTGTGAGCGGTGTGAACTTGGACGAAGAGATGTCGAACATGCTTCGGTTCCAGCGCAGCTACCAGGCCGCCGCGAAAGTCCTGACGATCTTTGACCAAGTAACCGAAGATTTACTTGGAATGCTAAGAAGGTAA
- a CDS encoding flagellar basal body P-ring protein FlgI, with protein MKKLILCLCMAVAASVCVAQKSVAQPNSPGVKPAGPTRPREVISAEQVERNGIEVRVKDIARFRGVRSNQLMGYGLVVGLESTGDTKKTPFTQTLLANALKRFGTLIDPTQIQPKNVAAVAIIAELPPFATPGNRIDVTVQSIGDATSLKGGTLLQTPLYGQGDETKAMAVAQGAVSVGGMNVGAGGAQVYKNHVNAGKVPGGGIVERVVPYQMVFGNQLYLELDDPDLTTANRLSQALDEKFPGYLPRAIDGGTIEITLPKDASPVQTMALIEGTSVYADIPALVLVDERTGTIIVGGNVKIGPALITRGNLRVSVARYAVISQPAALSKGETVLDSEYDIQIEEDRARSGEIPPFATLSDLARLFDALDVSAQDVISILQALKSQGALKARLKIQ; from the coding sequence ATGAAGAAACTTATCCTTTGTCTTTGCATGGCAGTAGCTGCTAGCGTCTGCGTCGCGCAGAAGTCAGTGGCCCAGCCGAATTCGCCGGGAGTTAAGCCTGCCGGACCAACGCGGCCGCGCGAAGTCATTAGCGCCGAGCAGGTGGAGCGGAACGGCATTGAAGTCCGCGTCAAAGACATCGCTCGATTTCGCGGCGTCCGGAGCAATCAGCTCATGGGCTACGGCTTGGTCGTGGGCCTCGAGAGTACCGGCGACACGAAAAAGACGCCCTTTACTCAGACGCTGCTCGCCAATGCGCTCAAGCGATTTGGAACGCTCATTGACCCTACTCAGATCCAGCCGAAGAACGTGGCGGCGGTGGCGATCATCGCCGAGCTTCCGCCGTTCGCGACTCCCGGCAACCGGATCGACGTGACGGTTCAGAGCATCGGTGACGCTACTAGTCTCAAGGGTGGCACGCTGCTCCAAACCCCGCTGTACGGTCAAGGCGATGAGACCAAAGCGATGGCGGTGGCCCAGGGCGCGGTTAGCGTTGGCGGCATGAATGTAGGTGCAGGCGGCGCTCAGGTCTACAAGAACCACGTGAACGCGGGCAAGGTCCCGGGCGGGGGCATTGTCGAGCGCGTGGTCCCCTACCAGATGGTCTTTGGTAACCAGCTTTACCTTGAGTTGGACGACCCAGACCTCACAACCGCAAACCGTCTCTCGCAGGCCCTCGACGAAAAGTTCCCCGGTTACCTTCCGCGTGCCATCGACGGCGGCACCATCGAGATCACACTTCCCAAGGACGCAAGCCCGGTGCAAACTATGGCGCTCATCGAGGGGACGAGCGTGTACGCCGATATTCCCGCGCTGGTCCTTGTGGACGAGCGCACCGGCACCATCATCGTCGGTGGCAACGTGAAGATTGGCCCCGCGCTGATTACCCGCGGAAACCTCCGTGTGAGCGTCGCCCGCTATGCGGTCATCAGCCAGCCCGCTGCACTGAGCAAGGGCGAGACGGTGCTGGATAGTGAGTACGACATTCAGATTGAGGAGGATCGTGCACGGTCCGGTGAGATCCCGCCGTTCGCGACGCTCTCCGACTTGGCTCGACTCTTCGACGCCCTGGATGTGAGCGCGCAAGACGTGATTTCGATCCTGCAGGCCCTCAAGAGCCAAGGCGCACTCAAAGCGAGGTTGAAGATCCAATGA
- a CDS encoding thiolase family protein: MNEVVILSGVRTPIGSFQGALSSFSGPQLGSVAIRGALEAAGVNATDVDEVLMGCVLTGGLGQAPARQAALGAGVPNSVPCTTLNKVCGSGMKAIMMAAQAIRLGDANVVVAGGFESMTNAPYALPAGRGGFRMGNATALDLMIHDGLWDPYHNVHMGNCGDKTSAEFGFSREVLDAFAGESYRRALAAQAEGRLATEIVPVSVPQRKGDPVVVSTDEEPGRGNIAKLPELRPAFGKEGVTTAGNASSINDGGGALVVTSAGYAASKGLKPLARVVGYAQHAQEPEWFTTAPAFAISKLLEKHGLTVGDIDLFEVNEAFSVVAMVVAQKVGIPADKLNVNGGAVAIGHPIGMTGARLVLTAMHELRRRGGRYAVATPCIGGGEATAVLIEAL; encoded by the coding sequence ATGAATGAAGTTGTGATTTTGAGCGGGGTGCGTACACCCATTGGATCGTTTCAGGGAGCGCTCTCGAGCTTCAGCGGACCACAGCTCGGAAGCGTCGCGATCCGCGGGGCGCTCGAAGCTGCTGGAGTGAACGCCACCGACGTGGACGAAGTGTTGATGGGCTGCGTGCTCACCGGTGGGCTGGGTCAGGCGCCCGCTCGACAGGCCGCGCTCGGCGCAGGCGTGCCGAACTCCGTCCCTTGCACGACCCTGAACAAGGTGTGCGGCAGTGGCATGAAGGCCATCATGATGGCCGCGCAAGCGATCCGGCTCGGGGATGCGAACGTCGTCGTCGCGGGTGGATTCGAGAGCATGACCAACGCACCCTACGCACTTCCGGCGGGGCGTGGCGGATTCCGGATGGGGAACGCGACGGCGCTCGATCTGATGATTCACGATGGACTATGGGATCCGTACCACAACGTCCACATGGGCAATTGCGGCGACAAGACTTCGGCCGAATTTGGGTTCTCGCGCGAAGTGCTCGACGCGTTCGCAGGTGAGTCGTACCGACGCGCACTCGCGGCCCAAGCAGAGGGTCGTTTGGCCACAGAGATTGTTCCCGTCAGCGTGCCACAGCGCAAAGGCGACCCGGTGGTCGTCAGCACTGACGAGGAACCGGGCCGAGGCAACATTGCCAAGCTGCCCGAGCTTCGCCCTGCCTTTGGCAAAGAGGGCGTGACGACCGCCGGGAATGCGAGTTCCATCAACGATGGTGGTGGCGCACTCGTCGTCACGAGTGCGGGCTACGCCGCCTCGAAGGGGCTGAAGCCGCTCGCCCGTGTGGTGGGCTATGCGCAGCACGCCCAAGAGCCGGAGTGGTTCACCACTGCACCCGCTTTCGCGATCTCAAAGCTGCTCGAGAAGCACGGCCTCACCGTCGGCGATATCGACCTCTTCGAAGTGAACGAGGCGTTCTCTGTCGTAGCGATGGTCGTCGCTCAGAAAGTTGGCATCCCTGCGGATAAGCTGAACGTGAACGGCGGTGCGGTCGCAATTGGACACCCGATTGGCATGACTGGCGCGCGGTTGGTCCTGACGGCGATGCACGAGCTACGAAGACGCGGCGGACGCTATGCGGTCGCCACTCCGTGTATCGGCGGCGGCGAAGCCACGGCCGTCCTGATCGAAGCGCTCTGA